CGCGGCGGGTCGACTTCCGTGACGCGCACCGGGAGCGCCCGCGCCCGGCCGCCGGACCGGGAGACGCGAATCTCCACCGTCTCCCCCTCGCGGAGTCGTCCGCCGGCGTCGACGACGTGCGGGTTCCACTCGCGGTACGCCGACAGGTCGGTCAGCACCTCCCACACCGCCTCCGCCGGGGCCGCTATCTCTCGTTCCGTTCGTATCGTTCGCACGGGTGCGCGTTCGCGGGCCGGGGGTATCAGTCCCTGCGCCGGTCGGACGTGACTGTCTCGGCCGCCGACACTCGGGCGTCGACCGTCGGCCGCCGTCGCTCGGGGGGTCGGGTCGAACCGAGTCGAATCGAATCGTAATCGAACCGAAGAAGCGGGCCGTTCTCAGTCCTTGCGCGCCTTCCACTCCATCGTCACGGTCACGCTCTCGCGACTGCCGCGGAGCACGGACGACCGCTCGCGCACGCCGACTTCGTAGCCGACGGTGGACCGCGGACGGAGCGTTATCTGCTTGTTCCCGACGCGAACGTCGGCGTCGTCGTCGCCCTCGATGGCGTCCGCGAGCGCCCGCAGTCGGTCGGCCGTCTCCTCTCGCGAGAGTTTCTCCGCGTTGAGCGTCTTGTTGACCATGCGAATCCGTAGGACGGCGTGCGAATAAAGCGCACGGCCGAAGACGGGTCCAGACGACCCGACGGCGGCGAATCGGCCGCCTCTCCTCTCCCGCGACCCGACGGTTAGCCGGGGATGCCCAGCGCCGAGAACTCGAACAGGCCGATGGCGGCGAGGGCGTAGAGGACGAGGGCGGCGACGATCCACGCCACGAAGCCGATGAGCGCCGCGGCCCCCCACCCGCCGGGGTAGCGCCAGTTGATGACGCCGATCCACGCGACCAGCGCGAGGAGGGGTCCGAGCAGCGGAATCCACCCGAGGAAGAACGCCACGACGGCCCAGACGATGGCGCCGATGAGGGCCGTGAACACGGCTCTGCGGTAGCCCACGTCCTTGTCGACGATGAGTCGCGCGCCGGTGTGGATGCCGACGGCGCCGATGAGGAGGTTGACGACGAAGACGAGCACCGCGCCGGCGAGCGACCCGGCGTTCGACCCCGCGCCGCCCTGGAGTGCGAGGAGACCGAGACCGCTCATCTCGCCCGCCTCCTCGCTGTCGTTCGGCCGGCCGGTTCGCCGCGCTCGCGTGTCGGTGTCTCTCCGCTCATAGTGTCCGGTCGGACGGACGGAGCGGACATGAGTCTGGGGGGCGATACGGGCGGTGAGACCTCCCTTCTTCGTCTCCCGAAGCACCGACAGCGACTCGCACGGAGTCGGAACCGTTTTGCCCCGCGACCGGCACCTCACGACCATGCCGACCGGACCCACCGACGGCGGAGGCGACGCGCGCGAACCGACCGCGACCGACGGGTCCGGCTTCTTCTTTCGGACCTCGAACCGAGAGCGATCGTAGTCCCGCGCCGGGGTCGCTGCCCTCGCGGCGGCGACCACCGTCGTCCCGTTACGGTCGCTCTCGCGACGACGGCGGACTCCCGGAGGACCGACGGGGCGGGCGCACTCCCGCCGCGGCGTCCGCGGGGACGAACCCGTCCGAACCGACCCGACACGGGCGCGGGCGTCCGCGCCCTTCGCAACTGCTAACTGGGTCTTAGCCAGTAGACACGACAACGACCGACGCGAACCCGAGCTAATGAGATTACCCGAATCACAGGTCGCGGTGCTGAACGCCGCGAGCGCGACGGACGAACGGACTATCGAGCGTCTCGCCGACGAGACGGGACTGAAACCGGAGACGGTGACGCAGGCCGCCTTCGAACTCCGCGAGGACGGCTACGTCGCCGTCGCGGAGACGGAGGTGGTGGAGTACGAACTCACCGAGGAGGGCCGCGAGTACGTCGCGGACGGCCTGCCCGAGGTGCGCCTCTACCGCGCCGCCGTCGAAGCGGGCGCCGCCGACGACCCGGTGTCGATGGGGCAGGTCATCGGCGCCTCGGGCCTCGGCGGCCCGGAGGTGGACATCGCCCTCGCCAACTTCGGACGGAAGGGCTACGGCGCCATCGACGCCGGCGAACTCTCGGCCGACGCGGACGCGGACGCCGAGAGCGACCCCGAAGCGACGGTGCTGGTCGCCCTCGCGGACGGCGAGGATGTCGACGACGCCGACGAAGAAACGCTTGAGCAACTCGTCTCGCGCAACCTCGTCGACCGGCGCGAAGAGACGGTCCGCTCGGTGACAGTCACCGACGAGGGCGTGACGCTCCTCATGGAGGGCGTCGAGGCGGCGGAGACGGTGGACCGCCTCACCCCCGAGATGCTCACGTCTGGAGAGTGGGAAGACGTCGAGTTCACCGAGTACAACGTCGAAGCCGACGCGCCCGAGGCGCGCGGCGGCAAGACGCACATCCTCAGACAGACCGCTGACAGAGTAAAGGACGTCCTGGTCGGCATGGGCTTTCAGGAGATGGAGGGGCCGCACGCCGACGCGGACTTCTGGATCAACGACTGCCTGTTCATGCCGCAGGATCACCCCGCCAGAACCCACTGGGACCGCTTCGCCCTCGACGTGCCGCCCATCGAGGAGTTGCCCGAGGACTTGGTGGACAGAGTCGAGGACGCCCACCGCCGCGGCGTCGGTCCGGACGGCGACGGCTACCACTCGCCGTGGTCGGAGGACTTCTCGCGCGCCATCGCCCTGCGCGGGCACACCACCTCGCTGTCGATGCGCTACCTCTCGGGGCACGAGGTGGGCGAGTTGGAGCCTCCCCAGCGGTATTTCTCCGTCGAGAAGGTGTACCGCAACGACACTCTGGACCCGACGCACCTCCTCGAGTTCTACCAGATAGAGGGCTGGGTGATGGCCGACGACCTCTCGGTGCGCGACCTGATGGGCACCTTCGAGGAGTTCTACGCGCAGTTCGGCATCACGGACATCCAGTTCAAACCGCACTACAACCCCTACACGGAGCCGTCCTTCGAGTTATTCGGGCGGCACCCCGAGACGGGCGAACTGATAGAAATCGGTAATTCGGGTATGTTCCGCGACGAGGTGCTCGAACCGCTCGGCGTGGAGTGTGACGTGATGGCATGGGGTCTCGCCCTCGAACGACTGCTGATGCTCATGTACGGCTTCGACGATATCCGCGACGTGCACGGGACGATGTCCGACATCGAACTGCTGCGGGAGACGGAGGTGCTGAAGTAATGCCCGTCGTCGACGTTCACCCCGACGAACTCAGACGGCTGACGGGCCACGAGGACAAATCGGACGAGTCGTTCAAGGAGGACCTGTTCGCACTCGGACTGGAGTTCGAGGGCGAGACCGAAGAGGGGGCGTTCCAACTGGAGTTCGGTCCCGACCGACTCGACAGGCTCTCCGTCGAGGGCGTCGCGCGGTCGCTGCGCTACCAGTACGGCGACGACCGCGGGGTCTACGTCCCGAACACGAACAGCCCCGACTTCACGTTCGTCGTTGACGAGAGCGTGCCCGAGGAGCGCCCGTACGTCACCGGCGCGGTCATCCGCGGCGTCGACCTGGACGAGGACGCTCTCGACTCGCTCATCCAACTTCAAGAAAAGCTGCACGCGACGATGGGCCGCAAGCGCGCGAAGGGCGCCATCGGCATCCACGACCTGACGATGC
This is a stretch of genomic DNA from Halogeometricum sp. S3BR5-2. It encodes these proteins:
- a CDS encoding amphi-Trp domain-containing protein: MVNKTLNAEKLSREETADRLRALADAIEGDDDADVRVGNKQITLRPRSTVGYEVGVRERSSVLRGSRESVTVTMEWKARKD
- a CDS encoding phenylalanine--tRNA ligase subunit alpha produces the protein MRLPESQVAVLNAASATDERTIERLADETGLKPETVTQAAFELREDGYVAVAETEVVEYELTEEGREYVADGLPEVRLYRAAVEAGAADDPVSMGQVIGASGLGGPEVDIALANFGRKGYGAIDAGELSADADADAESDPEATVLVALADGEDVDDADEETLEQLVSRNLVDRREETVRSVTVTDEGVTLLMEGVEAAETVDRLTPEMLTSGEWEDVEFTEYNVEADAPEARGGKTHILRQTADRVKDVLVGMGFQEMEGPHADADFWINDCLFMPQDHPARTHWDRFALDVPPIEELPEDLVDRVEDAHRRGVGPDGDGYHSPWSEDFSRAIALRGHTTSLSMRYLSGHEVGELEPPQRYFSVEKVYRNDTLDPTHLLEFYQIEGWVMADDLSVRDLMGTFEEFYAQFGITDIQFKPHYNPYTEPSFELFGRHPETGELIEIGNSGMFRDEVLEPLGVECDVMAWGLALERLLMLMYGFDDIRDVHGTMSDIELLRETEVLK